Proteins from a single region of Pseudodesulfovibrio portus:
- a CDS encoding helix-turn-helix domain-containing protein, giving the protein MNWLSVAEIAKLTRIPAPTARRYASLFKDFLGGRKMGRVTKYPEEAVVVFERISALYGEGAVTAEIDERLRTEFPRTIDVEHRPVSPVANTPQTEGYADLASTFNGVIEKVASCMSVIADQKSIIDSQQDDIRKLKTAFVLLARSQKRIKQLPAAVGGDVVPEEIFAQTRALEQKDAEIEEMALKLSFDTSDIKAKLQILESELVRLRKDRREMEKYLQDKIDRLKESAS; this is encoded by the coding sequence ATGAATTGGCTTTCCGTGGCTGAGATAGCCAAACTCACCCGAATTCCCGCGCCGACAGCCCGTCGGTACGCTTCGCTGTTCAAGGATTTTCTCGGCGGGCGCAAGATGGGCCGCGTCACCAAATACCCCGAAGAGGCCGTGGTCGTTTTCGAGCGCATTTCCGCGCTCTACGGTGAAGGGGCCGTCACCGCCGAGATCGATGAGCGGCTGCGTACGGAGTTCCCGCGCACCATCGACGTCGAGCACCGGCCGGTTTCGCCTGTGGCCAACACTCCCCAGACCGAGGGGTATGCCGACCTCGCCTCCACGTTCAACGGGGTCATTGAGAAGGTTGCCTCCTGCATGTCGGTCATTGCCGACCAGAAGTCGATCATCGACAGCCAGCAGGACGACATCCGCAAGCTCAAGACGGCCTTCGTGCTTTTGGCCCGCAGCCAGAAACGCATCAAGCAGCTGCCCGCCGCCGTCGGAGGCGACGTCGTGCCCGAGGAGATTTTCGCCCAGACCAGGGCCCTCGAGCAGAAGGACGCTGAGATCGAGGAGATGGCGCTCAAACTGTCCTTCGACACCTCGGACATCAAGGCCAAACTCCAGATTCTGGAGTCCGAGCTGGTCCGTTTGCGCAAGGACAGGCGGGAGATGGAAAAATACCTGCAAGATAAAATAGACCGGCTCAAGGAGTCGGCGTCGTGA
- a CDS encoding 2-oxoacid:acceptor oxidoreductase family protein: MRYIDTIIAGFGGQGVMLIGNLLAYAGMKDGLNVTYIPVYGPEMRGGTANCTVVLSEDDIGSPIIHRPVSLIAMNRPSLDKFQPRVQDNGVHIINSSLIDMELADTDRLKCFAVPCNEIADELGNTRMANMVAIGAFVQATGIIPLDAVIGSLENVISARYHKLIPANTEAIKAGAEAVA, translated from the coding sequence ATGCGCTACATCGACACCATCATCGCCGGTTTCGGCGGCCAGGGCGTCATGCTCATCGGCAACCTGCTCGCCTACGCGGGCATGAAGGACGGCCTCAACGTCACCTACATCCCGGTCTACGGACCCGAGATGCGCGGCGGCACGGCCAACTGCACCGTGGTCCTGTCCGAAGACGACATCGGGTCCCCGATCATCCACCGGCCCGTGTCCCTCATCGCCATGAACCGGCCGTCGCTGGACAAATTCCAGCCGAGGGTCCAGGACAACGGCGTGCACATCATCAACTCGTCGCTCATCGACATGGAGCTGGCGGATACGGATCGCCTCAAGTGCTTCGCGGTCCCGTGCAACGAAATCGCGGACGAGCTGGGCAACACGCGCATGGCCAACATGGTCGCCATCGGCGCCTTTGTGCAGGCCACCGGAATCATCCCCCTGGACGCCGTCATCGGCTCCCTGGAAAACGTGATCTCCGCGCGCTACCACAAGCTCATCCCCGCCAACACGGAAGCCATCAAAGCCGGCGCGGAAGCCGTGGCCTAA
- the coaBC gene encoding bifunctional phosphopantothenoylcysteine decarboxylase/phosphopantothenate--cysteine ligase CoaBC: MQAHYAFAGFMGKRVHLGVTGSIAAYKALDLLRLLQEADCIVSATLTSSCAEFVTPLSFEALGASPVYTSMFDGPPGSDTAFGHLEPGQTADAMVIVPASANTIAKLAFGLADDMLSCQALAFPGPKLVAPAMNPRMWEAPATQRNWAMLEDLGYIRIPPASGSVACGDIGSGRLAPMEEILTATLKALSPQDLAGKKVLITLGPTREPWDAVRFWSNPSSGTMGACMAMAAHLRGAEVTVVSGPTNLTFPAGISQVSVQTARQMFDACTDLWPTMDMGCLTAAVADYRPVPFGDTKFKKQTSAGAGITVEFETNPDILKKLGEDKKDGQKLIGFAAETDNLKEEAVRKLEAKNLDLIAANDIGKPGSGFGVPTNQMVVLDKSGRVETWPQLAKTEVAWRLWDHLLLG; encoded by the coding sequence ATGCAGGCCCATTACGCCTTTGCCGGGTTCATGGGCAAGCGGGTCCACCTCGGTGTGACCGGCTCCATCGCCGCCTACAAGGCGCTCGACCTTCTCCGCTTGTTGCAGGAGGCCGACTGCATCGTTTCGGCGACCCTCACCAGTTCGTGCGCCGAATTCGTCACTCCCCTCTCCTTCGAGGCCCTTGGCGCGTCGCCGGTCTACACGTCCATGTTCGACGGCCCCCCCGGATCGGACACCGCATTCGGGCATCTCGAGCCCGGCCAGACCGCTGACGCCATGGTCATCGTACCGGCCTCGGCCAACACCATCGCCAAGCTCGCTTTCGGACTGGCCGACGACATGCTTTCCTGCCAGGCCCTGGCCTTTCCCGGTCCCAAGCTCGTGGCTCCGGCCATGAATCCGCGCATGTGGGAGGCCCCGGCCACACAGCGCAACTGGGCCATGCTCGAAGACCTCGGTTACATCCGCATCCCTCCCGCCTCCGGGTCGGTCGCCTGCGGCGATATCGGGTCAGGGCGGCTGGCCCCAATGGAAGAGATACTGACCGCCACCCTCAAGGCCCTCAGTCCTCAGGACCTTGCCGGTAAAAAGGTGCTCATCACGCTCGGCCCCACCAGGGAGCCGTGGGACGCGGTCCGGTTCTGGTCCAACCCCTCATCCGGGACCATGGGGGCGTGCATGGCCATGGCCGCCCACCTGCGTGGTGCTGAGGTGACCGTGGTGTCCGGACCGACCAACCTGACCTTCCCCGCCGGTATTTCCCAGGTTTCCGTCCAGACCGCGCGACAGATGTTCGACGCCTGCACCGACCTCTGGCCAACAATGGACATGGGCTGTCTGACCGCTGCCGTGGCCGATTACCGTCCGGTTCCTTTCGGAGACACCAAGTTCAAGAAGCAGACTTCCGCAGGTGCCGGGATCACCGTTGAATTCGAGACCAATCCCGACATTCTCAAGAAGCTGGGTGAGGACAAGAAAGACGGCCAGAAGCTCATCGGCTTCGCCGCCGAGACGGACAACCTCAAGGAAGAGGCGGTCCGCAAGCTCGAAGCCAAGAATCTCGATCTTATCGCGGCCAACGATATCGGCAAGCCGGGTTCGGGTTTCGGGGTCCCCACCAACCAGATGGTGGTGCTCGACAAATCCGGTCGGGTGGAAACCTGGCCGCAGCTGGCCAAGACCGAAGTGGCGTGGAGATTATGGGATCACCTTCTGCTCGGTTGA
- a CDS encoding 4Fe-4S binding protein, with product MSRIEVQEDRCKGCLLCTTVCPVDIIVQSDRFNTSGYKVVEVPEADADKCTGCASCAQICPDVAIKVYRTPKEKGGK from the coding sequence ATGTCTCGAATCGAGGTCCAGGAAGATCGGTGCAAGGGCTGTCTGCTCTGTACCACCGTCTGTCCCGTAGACATCATCGTCCAGTCGGACCGCTTCAACACAAGCGGCTACAAGGTCGTCGAGGTGCCTGAGGCGGACGCGGACAAATGTACCGGATGCGCATCCTGCGCGCAGATCTGCCCGGACGTGGCGATCAAGGTTTACAGGACCCCCAAGGAAAAAGGGGGAAAGTAG
- a CDS encoding 3-methyl-2-oxobutanoate dehydrogenase subunit VorB, giving the protein MTQKAERIFVKGNEAIARGALAAKCKCFFGYPITPQNDIPEFMSSAIIKAGGDFVQAESEVAAANMLLGAGAAGVRAMTSSSSPGMSLKQEAISYMAGSEIPAVIVNMNRGGPGLGDIGPAQGDYYQSTRGGGHGDYRHFTFGPGTVQEAYDLTIRAFDIAFEHRTPVLILGDAILGQMKEPIVPWEPENIDEEAGRDWCINGKTADREKRLIKSLFLQEGELAGQNKHLQAKYQAWEDLTEFEAFETEDADLVICAYGSIGRIAKSAVRKFRSEGKKVGLFRPITLYPFPSKELKALADQGKRFLTIEHNLGQMLDDVRLAIRTVADSDFYAIYPGNLPTPDELEEPILNSLEGK; this is encoded by the coding sequence ATGACCCAGAAAGCTGAACGAATTTTCGTCAAAGGCAACGAAGCCATCGCCCGCGGCGCCCTGGCCGCAAAGTGCAAGTGCTTCTTCGGCTACCCCATCACCCCCCAGAACGACATCCCGGAGTTCATGTCCTCGGCCATCATCAAGGCGGGCGGCGACTTCGTGCAGGCCGAATCCGAGGTGGCTGCGGCCAACATGCTGCTCGGGGCCGGTGCCGCCGGTGTCCGCGCCATGACGTCCTCCTCCTCCCCGGGCATGTCCCTGAAGCAGGAAGCCATCTCCTACATGGCCGGTTCCGAAATCCCGGCGGTCATCGTCAACATGAACCGCGGCGGACCGGGCCTCGGCGACATCGGCCCGGCCCAGGGCGACTATTACCAGTCCACCCGGGGCGGCGGCCACGGCGACTACCGTCACTTCACCTTCGGACCCGGCACGGTTCAGGAAGCCTACGACCTGACCATCCGTGCATTCGACATCGCCTTTGAGCACCGGACCCCGGTCCTCATCCTCGGCGACGCCATCCTCGGCCAGATGAAGGAACCCATCGTTCCCTGGGAACCGGAAAACATCGACGAGGAAGCAGGACGCGACTGGTGCATCAACGGCAAGACCGCCGACCGCGAAAAACGCCTCATCAAGTCCCTCTTCCTCCAGGAAGGCGAACTGGCCGGACAGAACAAGCACCTCCAGGCCAAGTACCAGGCCTGGGAAGACTTGACCGAGTTCGAGGCCTTCGAGACCGAGGACGCCGATCTCGTCATCTGCGCCTACGGCTCCATCGGCCGCATCGCCAAGTCCGCAGTGCGCAAGTTCCGCAGTGAAGGCAAGAAGGTAGGCCTGTTCCGGCCCATCACCCTCTATCCCTTCCCCAGCAAGGAACTCAAGGCGCTGGCCGATCAGGGCAAGCGTTTCCTGACCATCGAACACAACCTGGGCCAGATGCTCGACGACGTCCGCCTCGCCATCCGCACGGTGGCCGACTCGGACTTCTACGCCATCTACCCCGGCAACCTGCCCACCCCGGACGAACTCGAGGAACCCATCCTCAACAGCCTGGAGGGTAAATAA
- a CDS encoding NAD-dependent epimerase, translating to MKILVTGAAGFIGFHLSRRLTAEGHEVVGLDNLNDYYDVNLKKARLAILKESDLFKHVNISLQDDQPMSELFAQGKFTHVINLAAQAGVRYSIENPRSYIDSNIVGFLNILEGCRHNKVEHLVYASSSSVYGKNTKMPLNPHEGVDHPMSLYAATKKSNEMMAHSYSSLYDLPTTGLRFFTVYGPWGRPDMALFLFTKNILAEKPINVFNYGKMMRDFTYIDDIVEGVVRVTKNTAAPNPDWDGDNPDPCTSSVPYRVYNIGNNNVVELSRYIEVIEEVVGKKAIYNYMPMQPGDVPATFANVDDLVSDVGFKPDTTIDAGIKNFIDWYRDYYNI from the coding sequence ATGAAGATACTTGTTACCGGCGCAGCCGGGTTCATCGGATTTCATCTTTCCAGGCGACTGACCGCAGAAGGTCATGAGGTTGTTGGCTTGGACAACCTGAACGACTATTATGACGTGAATCTCAAAAAGGCTCGTCTGGCCATTCTGAAGGAAAGCGACCTCTTCAAGCACGTGAACATCAGCCTTCAGGACGATCAACCCATGAGCGAACTCTTTGCTCAGGGAAAGTTCACGCATGTGATCAACCTCGCCGCCCAGGCGGGTGTTCGCTATTCCATCGAGAATCCCCGGTCCTACATCGACTCCAACATCGTTGGTTTTCTCAACATTCTCGAAGGCTGCCGCCACAACAAGGTCGAGCACCTCGTGTATGCATCGAGCAGTTCCGTGTACGGGAAGAACACCAAGATGCCCCTCAATCCCCACGAGGGCGTTGATCATCCCATGAGCCTCTATGCGGCCACCAAGAAGTCCAACGAGATGATGGCCCACTCCTATTCCAGCCTTTACGACCTGCCCACCACAGGGCTTCGTTTCTTCACTGTGTACGGGCCGTGGGGCCGTCCCGACATGGCGCTCTTCCTGTTCACCAAGAACATCCTTGCCGAGAAGCCGATCAACGTCTTCAATTACGGAAAGATGATGCGGGACTTCACCTACATCGACGACATCGTAGAAGGCGTCGTGAGGGTGACCAAGAACACTGCCGCTCCGAATCCGGATTGGGACGGCGACAATCCCGATCCCTGCACCAGTTCGGTGCCCTACCGCGTGTACAACATCGGCAACAACAACGTGGTCGAGCTGTCCCGGTATATCGAGGTGATCGAAGAGGTGGTCGGCAAAAAGGCCATCTACAACTACATGCCCATGCAGCCCGGTGACGTGCCCGCAACGTTTGCCAACGTTGACGATCTGGTCAGCGACGTCGGGTTCAAGCCGGACACGACCATCGACGCGGGCATCAAGAACTTCATCGATTGGTACCGCGACTATTACAATATATAG
- the queA gene encoding tRNA preQ1(34) S-adenosylmethionine ribosyltransferase-isomerase QueA, giving the protein MEIPKDYLLSSYNYDLPEDRIAQEPADRRDGSRLLVLGREQETLTPSRFTDLIDYLPDKALLVANNSRVIPARIFGEKPTGGRVEFLLLTPLPLITVSEEGGWKTATVEGLLRASKTPKKDTAVYFTDTFRLVALEQGEFGRWQVELQWKGDLQSLFFELGHLPLPPYIKRPDREADQDRYQTTYADQSKTGSVAAPTAGLHFTPELRREIADRGFEWAEVTLYVGYGTFSPVRCPDIRDHRMHAEYIEVPTATAEAVRRAKAEGRPVIAVGTTSARTLEGMFRQCGEVSEFKGETDIFIYPGYAFNIIDGILTNFHLPESSLIIMLSALAGRETMLSAYEFALENGFRFFSYGDAMLVI; this is encoded by the coding sequence ATGGAAATACCCAAAGACTATCTGCTTTCGAGCTACAACTACGACCTTCCCGAAGACCGTATCGCCCAGGAACCCGCCGATAGGCGGGACGGCTCCAGGCTGCTGGTGCTAGGCCGTGAACAGGAAACCCTGACTCCGTCCCGTTTCACCGACCTGATCGACTATCTTCCGGACAAAGCCCTGCTCGTGGCCAACAACTCCCGGGTCATCCCGGCCCGCATCTTCGGCGAGAAGCCAACCGGCGGCCGGGTGGAGTTCCTGCTCCTCACGCCGCTGCCGCTCATCACCGTGAGCGAGGAGGGGGGCTGGAAGACGGCCACGGTGGAAGGGCTGTTGCGCGCCTCCAAGACCCCGAAAAAAGACACCGCCGTGTATTTCACGGACACCTTCAGGCTGGTCGCCCTGGAGCAGGGTGAATTCGGTCGCTGGCAGGTCGAGCTGCAATGGAAGGGGGACCTGCAGTCCCTGTTCTTCGAGTTGGGCCACCTGCCGCTGCCGCCGTACATCAAGCGCCCGGACCGGGAGGCCGACCAGGACCGCTACCAGACGACCTATGCCGACCAATCCAAGACCGGGTCCGTGGCCGCGCCCACTGCCGGGCTCCACTTCACGCCCGAGCTCCGCAGGGAAATCGCGGACAGGGGATTCGAATGGGCCGAGGTCACGCTGTATGTGGGGTACGGCACCTTCAGCCCGGTACGCTGCCCAGACATCCGCGACCACCGGATGCACGCCGAATACATCGAGGTCCCGACCGCCACGGCCGAGGCCGTGCGCCGGGCCAAGGCCGAAGGAAGGCCGGTCATCGCCGTCGGCACCACCAGCGCCCGCACCCTGGAAGGCATGTTCCGCCAATGCGGAGAGGTGTCGGAATTCAAGGGTGAAACAGACATTTTCATTTACCCCGGATATGCGTTCAATATCATCGACGGCATTTTGACAAACTTCCATTTGCCAGAATCGTCGCTCATCATTATGCTTTCGGCTCTTGCGGGAAGGGAAACCATGCTTTCCGCGTATGAATTCGCCTTGGAAAACGGCTTTCGCTTTTTCTCGTACGGAGACGCGATGCTCGTCATATAG
- a CDS encoding thiamine pyrophosphate-dependent enzyme: protein MSEMNEKLVFDRPESVIDRPTHYCPGCHHGVAHRLVGELLDEMGLAEKVLMTTSIGCSVFLYNYLNVDAVEAPHGRAPAVATGVKRARPDHFVFTYQGDGDLASIGMAEIMHAANRGEKISVIFVNNTVYGMTGGQMAPTTLIGQATTTTPAGRCQTHEGAPIRMTEIIASLGGVAYAARGSLDCVKNIRKAKKYIKKAFEFQANGTGFGFVELLSACPTNWKMTPVKANERIQNEMIPYFPLGVYKDVSEEGGIC, encoded by the coding sequence ATGTCTGAAATGAATGAAAAGCTCGTATTCGATCGGCCCGAGTCCGTCATAGATCGGCCCACCCATTACTGCCCGGGCTGCCACCACGGCGTGGCCCACCGGCTCGTCGGCGAACTGCTTGACGAAATGGGCCTGGCCGAAAAGGTGCTCATGACCACCTCCATCGGGTGTTCCGTGTTCCTGTACAACTACCTGAACGTGGACGCCGTGGAAGCGCCGCACGGCCGCGCTCCGGCAGTGGCCACCGGCGTCAAGCGCGCCCGGCCCGACCACTTCGTCTTCACCTACCAGGGTGACGGCGACCTGGCCTCCATCGGCATGGCCGAGATCATGCACGCCGCCAACCGGGGCGAGAAGATCTCCGTCATCTTCGTCAACAACACGGTCTACGGCATGACCGGCGGCCAGATGGCCCCGACCACGCTCATCGGCCAGGCCACGACCACCACTCCCGCAGGGCGCTGCCAGACCCATGAAGGCGCACCCATCCGCATGACCGAGATCATCGCCTCCCTGGGCGGCGTGGCCTATGCCGCGCGCGGCTCCCTTGACTGCGTGAAGAACATCCGCAAGGCTAAGAAATACATCAAGAAGGCCTTCGAGTTCCAGGCCAACGGAACCGGCTTCGGCTTTGTCGAGCTGCTCTCCGCCTGCCCGACCAACTGGAAGATGACGCCGGTCAAGGCCAACGAACGCATCCAGAATGAGATGATCCCCTACTTCCCGCTCGGCGTGTACAAAGACGTGTCCGAGGAAGGAGGTATCTGCTAA